In Acanthochromis polyacanthus isolate Apoly-LR-REF ecotype Palm Island chromosome 9, KAUST_Apoly_ChrSc, whole genome shotgun sequence, the DNA window CAACAGTTCTGATAATTCTCATAATTGGATTTTGGACCACTTTGTGAGTCTCAAGGTCTTCAAGGTTTGAAGGCTTCCTTGTCATTCTGATCTCAAGTTTCCTCTACAGATTCTCGATATAATTATGGTCTGGACTCTGTCTCGATGAGTTAACATGTtgattttattataatttaaccATTTCTTCAGCGGTTCGACTGGAAGTGTCAGATCATTGTGAGAAGATCCACTGCTGCCTTAAGCGAGGTTTTTCTCCAGAAGCTTTCTTTTTTGTAGTGGCAGACACAGGCTGTTCCCTTGATTACTGAGAAAGTGTATGTTAACGTCATTTCCAGCCACAAGAAGCCTATTGGTCAATTAAAAATTCACTATAAATCAGAATGTGCCATGAGTAAAAACAATTCTGGCTTCACTGTACATTTTCTCTTAAAATCCTTTTGGACAGCGTTAATTTTAGGTTGGAGGAGAAACTAAACTGACAGCTGAACGTGTAATTTGAGTAGAACATCCCACTCATCAAATCTGATTACTTTGTAGCCTGACATGTTACTAGTTTCCGCAGATTAGTTGTCATTACAGACACCGGGACttgatctttatttttttaaagtaggatggaaaattaaatgaaattatcttttcaaatattttaaaatggaacattgcattttgttcaaaacaactttttctgtgcagttactcaaataaatgctgctgcagcaacaacaaTCATAGTACAATAACTGTAATGTCTAGAGCTCAAATGATGTGACACTTCAAATGTGTGCACCTtaaaatagagagaaaaaaagaattataACTAGAAGTCAAAGAGCTCTAGTTATACATTTACATTCAGGTACattgattgtttccataataaataattctggaatttgtaaagacatgatcatgaTGAAcataacattagttttttttaaacttttttaaaaaatgcatacaagatatggacttcaaaagtacttcaattatatattgacccataaaCAGAAGGTGGACTCACCATGCATAGCCGATTTTCATCATGGGGTTCTTGGCTTTCCTCCTGGGGATGTACTCGTAGCCCTCCGGTTCTTCCTCCTCTGCCCTGCTGACCTTTGGTCGGGCTGTCTGGCTGCTGCTCCTCGGAGGTTCCGTCCTGGAGCTGCACAGGGAGGCAGCAGGGGACACATGTAGCCGACAAGTTCGATACACCGCCGGGGTTTGACCGCTCTGAGTGAGGAGCCACCGGACAGGAACAAGGAGGACACCTGGGGGAGAAATTTACCTTTAATCTGTTAACATGACCGCCAGCTGCTCTGAGGAAACATTACTGAGTTAACTCAGGTCTTGAGCTACAGCTTCTACAAACACCTGCTAATGCAAAACTTTACCATCTTATACACGTTATTTATATAAGTCATTGGGTTATAACCACGGATAGCGATACCAAAGACGGTAATTTCACGAATAGGTTAATAGTGACTTTATACGTGAGCTGtaacataattattaacagTATTTTACCGTTCAGTGCTCTGACTGCTGCTAAACTGGACGCCGCCATGTTTGTTGAGTAACTGTAGTCGAGCATGCGCAGTGGCTCTTAATGCAAGCTGCCACCGAGTGGACAACTTCAGAATTGGCTTAGTTTGGACTGTTGacctcactcgggtcgcggggggtgctggagcctatcccagctgactcgggcgaaagcATGGGACAcgctggacaggtcgccagtccgtcgcagggctCAACAGTGATCATGTCAGAGTTAATCCAAACAAGGGGTCTCGGCTGCCTCCTCCGTAGGACTTGTCAATTATTCCAGACCGGACTGTCAATAaagtagccccgccccctggcttcgcaaa includes these proteins:
- the si:ch73-71c20.5 gene encoding DUF4748 domain-containing protein; translation: MLDYSYSTNMAASSLAAVRALNGVLLVPVRWLLTQSGQTPAVYRTCRLHVSPAASLCSSRTEPPRSSSQTARPKVSRAEEEEPEGYEYIPRRKAKNPMMKIGYAWMIGLPTGIIGFLLAKRQVDKNRLQQLKIRQRMKRSNEGEYEGSRYRHHSEVKVDR